The Budorcas taxicolor isolate Tak-1 chromosome 25, Takin1.1, whole genome shotgun sequence genome includes a region encoding these proteins:
- the LOC128069249 gene encoding olfactory receptor 8G1-like, with amino-acid sequence MQMEMAAENHSSVTEFILAGLTEQPRLQLPLFLLFLGIYVVTVVGNVGMIILIGLSSRLHTPMYYFLSSLSFIDLCQSTVVTPKMLANFVTEKNIISYPECMTQLFFFLVFIIAECYLLAAMAYDRYVAICSPLLYNSIMSHQACFSLISGVYMMGLVCAFSHTGCMLRVHFCKLDVINHYFCDLLPLLKLSCSSTYVNEILVLCFGALNIFAPILTILSSYIFIISSILHIRSMEGRSKAFSTCSSHISAVTIFYGSEAFMYLQPSSVSSMDQGKVSSVFYTIVVPLLNPLIYSLRNKDVNVALKKILERRVFL; translated from the coding sequence ATGCAGATGGAAATGGCAGCAGAAAATCACTCCTCAGTGACTGAGTTCATCCTTGCTGGGCTCACAGAACAGCCACGACTCCAgctgccccttttcctcctcttcctaggAATCTATGTGGTCACGGTGGTGGGGAATGTGGGCATGATCATACTGATTGGGCTCAGTTCTCGcctgcacacccccatgtactattTCCTAAGCAGTTTGTCCTTCATTGACCTCTGTCAGTCCACTGTCGTTACCCCCAAAATGCTGGCGAACTTTGTGACAGAGAAGAACATCATCTCCTACCCTGAATGCATGACccagctctttttctttcttgtttttataatTGCAGAATGTTACCTGTTGGCTGCAATGGCATATGACCGCTATGTTGCCATCTGTAGCCCCTTGCTGTATAATTCCATCATGTCACATCAGGCCTGTTTCTCCCTCATTTCGGGAGTGTATATGATGGGATTGGTATGTGCATTCTCTCACACAGGCTGCATGCTTAGGGTTCATTTCTGCAAATTAGATGTGATCAACCATTATTTCTGTGATCTTCTACCTCTCCTAAAGCTCTCCTGCTCTAGCACCTATGTCAACGAAATACTGGTTCTATGCTTTGGTGCACTTAACATCTTTGCCCCCATCCTGACCATCCTCAGCTCCTACATCTTCATCATCTCCAGCATCCTCCACATTCGTTCCATGGAGGGCAGGTCCAAAGCCTTCAGCACATGCAGCTCCCACATCTCAGCTGTCACTATTTTCTATGGATCTGAAGCATTCATGTACCTACAGCCATCATCTGTGAGTTCCATGGACCAAGGGAAAGTGTCCTCTGTGTTTTATACTATTGTTGTGCCATTGCTGAATCCCCTAATCTACAGCCTCAGGAATAAAGATGTCAATGTTGCCCtgaagaaaattcttgagagaagAGTATTTTTGTGA